A part of Stigmatopora nigra isolate UIUO_SnigA unplaced genomic scaffold, RoL_Snig_1.1 HiC_scaffold_25, whole genome shotgun sequence genomic DNA contains:
- the tmem86a gene encoding lysoplasmalogenase TMEM86A isoform X1: MVKNPRRVCLSFFPVRRSYCVCVCVSLSLSPSLSPLAANLARFAIESFPSDRQTDLDWSTDRPPRTPRKTVKSEGPKLVPFFKATCVYFVLWLPTSSPSWFSALIKCLPIFCLGVFLLAHGLSFLGARSGARKILAGLLFSALGDAFLVWQEQGYFIHGLVMFAVTHVLYSSAFGMKPTDGRAGLAVGAASAAGYLLLYPYLRGPFTYLVGAYVALIGFMGWRAAAGLRPARHLWTWTELSACLGAVLFMVSDLLVAVDKFCFPVAHSRAMVMATYYAAQMLIALSAVESRDGRAAPKRA, translated from the exons ATGGTGAAAAACCCACGTCGAGTCTGTCTGTCCTTTTTTCCCGTTCGTCGGtcctattgtgtgtgtgtgtgtgtgtctctctctctttctccctctctctcccctttGGCTGCCAACCTGGCGCGGTTTGCAATCGAGTCGTTTCCgtcagatagacagacagacttGGACTGGTCGACAGACAGGCCGCCGCGCACTCCAAGAAAAACG GTGAAGAGCGAAGGCCCCAAGCTGGTGCCCTTCTTCAAGGCCACCTGCGTTTACTTTGTGCTGTGGCTGCCCACGTCCAGTCCCTCCTGGTTCAGCGCGCTCATCAAATGCCTGCCCATCTTCTGCCTGGGCGTCTTCCTGCTGGCGCACGGCTTGAGCTTTTTGGGGGCCCGCTCGGGCGCCCGCAAGATCCTGGCCGGCCTGCTCTTCTCGGCGCTGGGCGACGCCTTCCTGGTGTGGCAGGAGCAAGGCTACTTTATCCACG GTCTGGTCATGTTCGCCGTCACCCACGTCCTGTACTCGTCGGCCTTCGGCATGAAACCCACCGACGGGCGGGCCGGGCTGGCGGTGGGCGCGGCCTCGGCCGCCGGCTACCTGCTGCTCTACCCCTACCTGCGGGGGCCCTTCACCTACCTGGTGGGCGCCTACGTGGCCCTGATCGGCTTCATGGGCTggcgggcggcggcgggccTGCGGCCGGCCCGCCACCTCTGGACCTGGACCGAGCTGTCGGCCTGCCTGGGCGCCGTCCTCTTCATGGTGTCCGACCTGTTGGTGGCCGTGGACAAGTTCTGTTTCCCCGTGGCGCACTCGCGGGCCATGGTCATGGCCACCTACTACGCCGCCCAGATGCTCATCGCCCTCTCCGCCGTGGAGTCGCGGGACGGACGGGCGGCGCCAAAAAGGGCCTGA
- the tmem86a gene encoding lysoplasmalogenase TMEM86A isoform X2 — protein MVSPVTVVKSEGPKLVPFFKATCVYFVLWLPTSSPSWFSALIKCLPIFCLGVFLLAHGLSFLGARSGARKILAGLLFSALGDAFLVWQEQGYFIHGLVMFAVTHVLYSSAFGMKPTDGRAGLAVGAASAAGYLLLYPYLRGPFTYLVGAYVALIGFMGWRAAAGLRPARHLWTWTELSACLGAVLFMVSDLLVAVDKFCFPVAHSRAMVMATYYAAQMLIALSAVESRDGRAAPKRA, from the exons ATGGTTTCCCCCGTCACCGTG GTGAAGAGCGAAGGCCCCAAGCTGGTGCCCTTCTTCAAGGCCACCTGCGTTTACTTTGTGCTGTGGCTGCCCACGTCCAGTCCCTCCTGGTTCAGCGCGCTCATCAAATGCCTGCCCATCTTCTGCCTGGGCGTCTTCCTGCTGGCGCACGGCTTGAGCTTTTTGGGGGCCCGCTCGGGCGCCCGCAAGATCCTGGCCGGCCTGCTCTTCTCGGCGCTGGGCGACGCCTTCCTGGTGTGGCAGGAGCAAGGCTACTTTATCCACG GTCTGGTCATGTTCGCCGTCACCCACGTCCTGTACTCGTCGGCCTTCGGCATGAAACCCACCGACGGGCGGGCCGGGCTGGCGGTGGGCGCGGCCTCGGCCGCCGGCTACCTGCTGCTCTACCCCTACCTGCGGGGGCCCTTCACCTACCTGGTGGGCGCCTACGTGGCCCTGATCGGCTTCATGGGCTggcgggcggcggcgggccTGCGGCCGGCCCGCCACCTCTGGACCTGGACCGAGCTGTCGGCCTGCCTGGGCGCCGTCCTCTTCATGGTGTCCGACCTGTTGGTGGCCGTGGACAAGTTCTGTTTCCCCGTGGCGCACTCGCGGGCCATGGTCATGGCCACCTACTACGCCGCCCAGATGCTCATCGCCCTCTCCGCCGTGGAGTCGCGGGACGGACGGGCGGCGCCAAAAAGGGCCTGA
- the spty2d1 gene encoding protein SPT2 homolog — protein sequence MMDFDNVLSIATQNRGVGGVQKRYSLQAGPPKKDPKSKGVNPAAVQALLHKRQTEAKIKETELKRQKEDLLAKRVELKSDRKARAMASRTKDNFRGYNGVPLVDVPKKRQPRGHAETDGNGLKFHRPCAEPEYDDDEYALSDPADEPEPPGKAGGGGSHLKSAPATAPPRLNFADLLKLAEKKQHEPVELKAAAAKDERLRTAQELKEMELERRARNRQRRPDGGGRPAPDAELKDAKAARGQKPHPTKAAGKKPPPREREGGRTPLPPRGNLPSPVPIQGRPKLLPGKDVQPSPSRTKAGPVSARPEGRRREPEKSAPKAAAAAVRAVSGAAAVRVPSGPAAVRTLPGPAGIVRTLPGAGAVRGPPGAGGVRTVPAAGVRAAPAAFRAAEGRGSGPGRPRCPPASRSVSSANVRPLRGAGIPSRPGQPQRPPNRPAQRPPDRPPGPALPPITIAYKRRYEEEEDEEEYDSEMDDFIDDGGDEQAEVSKHIKEIFGYDRNKYKEESDYALKFMESSWRDMQKEEAQSLKLAVREDLEEEKKEQEEMKRMAAKRKRKN from the exons ATGATGGACTTTGACAACGTGCTGTCAATCGCCACCCAAAACCGTGGAGTCGGCGGTGTGCAG AAAAGATACAGTTTGCAAGCCGGCCCCCCTAAGAAAGACCCCAAGTCAAAAGGGGTGAATCCGGCGGCCGTGCAGGCCCTCCTGCACAAGCGACAGACCGAGGCCAAAATTAAAG AAACGGAACTTAAGAGGCAGAAGGAGGATCTCCTGGCTAAAAGGGTGGAGTTGAAGTCGGACCGGAAGGCCAGGGCCATGGCTTCCCGGACCAAAGACAACTTCCGAGGTTACAACGGCGTCCCCCTGGTGGACGTTCCCAAGAAGAGGCAGCCCAGGGGCCACGCCGAGACGGACGGGAACGGACTCAAGTTTCACCGCCCTTGCGCCGAGCCGGAGTACGACGACGACGAGTATGCCCTGTCGGATCCCGCCGACGAGCCGGAACCCCCCGGAAaagccggcggcggcggttCCCACCTCAAGTCGGCGCCGGCCACCGCGCCGCCCCGACTGAACTTTGCAGATTTGTTGAAACTGGCAGAGAAGAAGCAGCACGAACCCGTGGAGCtcaaggcggcggcggccaagGATGAAAGGCTCCGCACGGCCCAGGAGCTCAAGGAGATGGAGCTGGAGCGCAGGGCCAGGAACCGACAGCGCCGCCCCGACGGGGGAGGGCGACCCGCCCCCGACGCCGAGCTCAAGGACGCCAAAGCCGCCAGAGGCCAAAAGCCCCATCCGACCAAGGCCGCGGGCAAAAAGCCGCCTCCCAGGGAGAGAGAAGGAGGCAGGACGCCGCTCCCCCCCAGAGGCAACCTTCCGTCGCCCGTCCCAATTCAAGGGCGCCCCAAGCTTCTCCCCGGCAAAGACGTCCAACCCTCTCCCAGCCGGACCAAAGCCGGGCCCGTCTCGGCCAGACCCGAAGGGCGGCGGAGAGAGCCGGAAAAATCGGCCCCAAaagctgccgccgccgccgtacgGGCCGTgtccggcgccgccgccgtacGGGTTCCCTCTGGCCCCGCCGCCGTACGAACTCTCCCTGGCCCCGCCGGCATCGTACGAACTCTCCCTGGTGCTGGCGCCGTACGGGGTCCCCCCGGCGCCGGTGGCGTACGCACTGTACCCGCCGCCGGCGTACGGGCCGCCCCCGCCGCCTTCCGGGCGGCCGAGGGGCGAGGCTCGGGACCCGGTAGGCCCCGCTGCCCGCCGGCGTCCCGGAGCGTCTCGTCGGCAAACGTCCGGCCGCTCAGAGGCGCGGGTATTCCGTCCCGGCCGGGACAACCGCAAAGACCTCCGAACAGACCGGCGCAGAGACCCCCGGACAGACCGCCAGGTCCGGCGCTGCCGCCCATCACCATAGCGTACAAGAGAAGgtacgaggaggaggaggacgaggaggaatACGACTCGGAAATGGACGACTTTAtcgacgacggcggcgacgagCAGGCCGAGGTCTCCAAGCACATTAAGGAAATCTTTGGCTACGATCGAAACAA GTACAAGGAGGAAAGCGATTACGCCCTCAAGTTCATGGAGAGCAGCTGGCGAGACATGCAGAAAGAGGAAGCCCAGAG TCTGAAACTGGCCGTGCGGGAAGAtctggaggaggagaagaaagagCAAGAGGAGATGAAACGCATGGCTGCCAAGCgcaaaagaaaaaactga
- the b4galnt4a gene encoding N-acetyl-beta-glucosaminyl-glycoprotein 4-beta-N-acetylgalactosaminyltransferase 1, with the protein MLRFPVKKIRKQLKLLLLLVLLTSAVWFTYLHIHLGKSIKLHFNGGKDGAKETEGGDARSPAHNRDAGDSGEEDDDDTAAAGERSRTAGDGRLRRFLWERHRKLPWQPEFKGQVNLHVFEDWCGSSVAQLRKNLHFPLYPHTRTTLKKLAVAPKWKNYGLRIFGFLHPYRDGDFQFSVSSDDNSELWLSPDESPLNARLLVFVGQSGSEWSAPGEFTKFRSQSSKSIRLMSSRRYYFELLHKQDDKGSDHVEVGWRPFLPGLKYQVIDSAYISLYTDESRLKMNSVAHIPQTLASHAGPAEAEGGGRRPRRHGADMLHPDPRDTFYTTPDISPSRLANVLPACLYSPTYVVKDFPMARYQGLQFVYLPFVYPNDFTRLTHMERENKCFYRESPIYLEKFGFYKYMKMDREEEEGEEEEDDDDRGFFFPQPDDFPEEDETEADEDPEPVGARSPQELPALGSREGGPGTESRWIPATSQGHPGNTSGPALSPGPSQRGVAVPGRALSWSRVGKLSGSLLFAKKPSVPPPARRRAKTERAKVRTAPAKVYVTRPRPDRARRPERRPERRPERRPERRPQSRLGGEGPSRRSGEIFPGVFIYQSGKSAGSRPGRSPRPGRSPRPAAGTEYRPGASWPLPGTEGRAGGTAAPRPADSSERVPAPYPTADSRPEPEPDEVSDYGYGETEPRPGRGEEKVDWRRTFSVNPLDFELLRSDWNDLRCNVSGNLQLAESEAVDVLAQYMEKLNRRNGGIYTLLRIVNVEKRRDSARGNRYLVELELMERGRSVVRLSEYIYVLLRRGGGALDGGAPTSGPPPSWTPPPTGPGAEPLLCQPVTLRWRKDVMVHFVVPVKNQARWVQQFIRDMEHLHRETKDQRFSVIIVDFESDDMDVEQALRDSTLPRYEYLRREGNFERSAGLQAGADSIRDSHSILFLCDLHIHFPPNILESIRKHCVEGRLAFAPIVMRLSCGSSPREPDGFWEVNGFGLFGIYKSDFDQIGGMNTEEFKDRWGGEDWELLDRVLQNGLEVERLRLRNFFHYYHSKRGMWNAQKGKSTKN; encoded by the exons ATGCTGCGTTTTCCCGTCAAGAAGATCCGCAAGCAGTTgaaactgctgctgctgctggtgctGCTCACCTCGGCCGTCTGGTTCACCTACCTGCACATCCACCTGGGCAAGAGCATCAAGCTGCACTTCAACGGCGGAAAAG aTGGGGCCAAAGAGACGGAGGGAGGCGACGCTCGCTCCCCCGCCCACAACCGGGACGCCGGCGACAGCGgagaggaggacgacgacgacacggcggcggcg GGCGAGCGGTCCAGGACGGCGGGCGACGGCCGCCTGCGCCGCTTTCTCTGGGAGCGACATCGgaagttgccatggcaaccggAG TTCAAGGGCCAGGTCAACCTGCACGTCTTTGAGGACTGGTGCGGCTCCAGCGTCGCCCAACTCAGAAAGAACCTCCACTTTCCCCTCTACCCTCAC AccagaaccactttgaagaagCTGGCCGTGGCGCCCAAGTGGAAGAATTACGGGCTGAGAATCTTCGGCTTCCTCCACCCTTACCGCGACG gggatTTCCAGTTCTCCGTGTCCTCCGACGACAACTCCGAGTTGTGGCTGAGTCCCGACGAAAGTCCTCTCAACGCCAGGCTGCTGGTCTTTGTGGGACAG TCGGGCAGCGAGTGGAGCGCTCCGGGCGAGTTCACCAAGTTCAGGTCCCAGTCCTCCAAGTCCATCCG CCTGATGTCCTCCCGCCGCTACTACTTTGAGCTTCTGCACAAGCAGGACGACAAGGGCTCGGACCACGTGGAGGTCGGG TGGCGTCCTTTCCTTCCCGGTCTGAAATACCAAGTCATCGACTCGGCCTACATCTCCTTGTATACCG ACGAATCCCGCCTGAAGATGAACAGCGTGGCTCACATTCCCCAGACCTTGGCCAGCCACGCCGGGCCGGCGGAGGCGGAGGGAGGCGGCCGCCGCCCCCGGCGCCACGGGGCCGACATGCTCCATCCGGACCCCAGGGACACCTTTTACACCA CTCCCGACATCTCGCCGTCTCGGCTGGCCAACGTCCTGCCGGCCTGTCTTTACTCGCCCACCTACGTGGTGAAAGATTTCCCCATGGCCCGATACCAGGGCCTGCAGTTT GTTTACCTGCCCTTCGTGTACCCCAACGATTTCACCCGGCTGACGCACATGGAGCGGGAGAACAAGTGTTTCTACAGGGAGTCCCCCATCTACCTGGAAAA GTTCGGCTTCTACAAGTACATGAAGATGGAtcgagaggaggaagagggggaggaggaggaggacgacgacgacagaGGCTTTTTCTTCCCCCAGCCCGACG atTTCCCCGAGGAGGACGAAACGGAGGCGGACGAGGACCCGGAGCCGGTCGGCGCGCGCTCGCCCCAGGAGCTCCCGGCTTTGGGCAGCCGGGAAGGCGGCCCCGGAACGGAAAGCCGCTGGATTCCAGCCACGTCGCAGGGCCACCCCGGCAACACCAGCGGCCCCGCCCTCTCCCCGGGCCCGTCCCAGAGAGGCGTGGCGGTTCCGGGTCGCGCCCTGTCCTGGAGCCGTGTGGGCAAATTGAGCGGCTCTCTCCTCTTTGCCAAAAAGCCCTCCGTCCCTCCGCCGGCCCGCCGCCGGGCCAAAACGGAGCGCGCAAAAGTGCGCACCGCGCCCGCCAAGGTCTACGTCACCAGGCCCCGCCCCGACAGGGCCCGTCGGCCGGAGCGTCGGCCGGAGCGTCGGCCGGAGCGTCGGCCGGAGCGTCGGCCACAGAGCCGGCTCGGGGGCGAGGGGCCGTCCCGCCGCTCCGGGGAGATTTTCCCCGGGGTCTTCATCTACCAAAGCGGGAAGAGCGCCGGGAGCCGGCCGGGAAGGAGCCCCCGGCCGGGAAGGAGCCCCCGGCCGGCGGCGGGGACGGAGTACCGACCCGGGGCCTCGTGGCCGCTCCCCGGGACGGAGGGCCGGGCCGGGGGCACGGCGGCCCCCCGGCCGGCCGACTCCTCGGAACGGGTGCCCGCCCCCTACCCGACGGCGGATTCGCGGCCGGAGCCCGAGCCGGACGAGGTGTCGGACTACGGCTACGGGGAGACGGAGCCGCGGCCGGGACGGGGCGAGGAGAAGGTGGACTGGAGGCGGACCTTCTCGGTCAACCCGCTGGACTTTGAGCTCCTGCGTTCCGACTGGAACGACCTGCGCTGCAACGTGTCCGGGAACCTGCAGCTGGCCGAGAGCGAGGCGGTGGACGTGCTGGCGCAGTACATGGAGAAGCTCAACCGACGCAACGGCGG GATTTACACGCTCCTGCGAATCGTCAACGTGGAAAAGCGGCGGGACTCGGCCCGAGGGAACCGCTACCTGGTGGAACTGGAGCTGATGGAGCGAGGACGCAGCGTGGTGCGGCTCTCCGAGTACATCTACGTCCTGCTCCGGCGGGGAGGCGGGGCTTTGGACGGCGGCGCCCCCACCTCGGGCCCGCCCCCCTCCTGGACCCCCCCGCCCACGGGCCCCGGCGCCGAGCCGCTGCTCTGCCAGCCCGTCACGCTGCGCTGGAGGAAGGACGTCATGGTGCACTTTGTGGTGCCGG TGAAGAACCAAGCTCGCTGGGTGCAACAGTTCATCCGGGACATGGAACATCTCCACCGGGAGACCAAGGACCAGCGTTTCAGCGTCATCATCGTGGACTTTGAGAGCGACGACATGGACGTGGAGCAGGCGCTTCGAGACAGCACGCTTCCCAG GTACGAGTACCTGAGGAGGGAAGGCAACTTTGAGCGCTCGGCCGGACTGCAGGCGGGCGCCGACAGCATCCGG GATAGCCACAGCATACTCTTCCTGTGCGACCTCCACATCCATTTCCCTCCCAACATCTTGGAGAGCATCCGCAAGCACTGCGTGGAAGGACGCCTGGCCTTTGCGCCCATCGTCATGAGACTGAGCTGCGGGAGTTCGCCCCGGGAGCCCGACG GTTTTTGGGAGGTCAACGGATTCGGCCTCTTCGGAATCTACAAGTCGGATTTTGATCAGATCGGCGGCATGAACACGGAAGAGTTTAAAGACCGCTGGGGCGGAGAAGACTGGGAGCTCCTGGACAG GGTCTTGCAGAACGGTTTGGAAGTGGAGAGACTCCGCCTGAGGAACTTTTTTCACTACTACCACTCCAAACGGGGCATGTGGAATGCCCAAAAGGGGAAAAGCACCAAGAATTGA
- the fem1b gene encoding protein fem-1 homolog B, whose product MESLADYVHRAASEGRVLTLAALLLNHSEAETRFLLAHVSQQGGQRSTPLIIAARNGHDKVVRLLLDHYRVDTEQTGTARFDGYVIEGATALWCAAGAGHLEAARLLLEHGAQVNRATLNGSTPLRAACFDGRPQMVRFLLEKGADPAAANKYDNTCLMIAAYKGHREAVRFLLERGADPDAKAHCGATALHFAADAGHPGVAAELLRHGAALVANGQGLTPLLVAAESCKAEVVELLLARGGCGPAARVEALELLGASFANDRERYDPGRSYRYLRAAMEERRRLGPPDVRPAPGPGPEAYGGRRECRTPGELEAVLADGEALHMEGLMIRERILGPHSAELSHPIVYRGAVYADGMDFPRCVRLWLHALRLRQRARRDARKDLLRFAQLFSQMLRLDERLDADAVEEVLGCSALEIQRSMAHVQAAATTTTSSDGETAQAAEHHESNVFTFLYLTCIATKTPCSHERQRARLHKHVYDVVRLDPRARDGASLLHLAISSSTPVDDFHTNDVCGFPDAQVSKLLLECGARVDAVDHEGNTPLHVIVQYNRPISDFLTLHAIIVGLVEAGAHTDRANKQEKTPLDKSTTGVSEILLKTQMKMSLKCLAARAVRRHRLAYRRQIPASLEEFVDFH is encoded by the exons ATGGAGTCTCTGGCCGACTACGTTCACCGGGCGGCTAGCGAAGGGCGAGTCCTGACTCTGGCCGCGCTGCTGCTCAACCACAGCGAGGCCGAGACGCGCTTCCTGCTGGCCCACGTCAGCCAGCAGGGAGGACAGAGGTCCACGCCACTCATCATCGCCGCCCGCAATGGACACGACAAGGTGGTCCGTCTGCTGCTCGACCACTACCGGGTGGACACCGAGCAGACCGGGACCGCGCGTTTTGATGG CTACGTGATCGAGGGCGCCACGGCGCTGTGGTGCGCGGCTGGCGCGGGGCACCTGGAGGCGGCCCGGCTGCTGCTGGAACACGGCGCCCAGGTCAACCGGGCCACGCTCAACGGCTCCACGCCCCTGCGGGCCGCCTGCTTCGACGGGCGCCCCCAAATGGTGCGATTCCTGCTGGAGAAGGGCGCCGACCCGGCCGCGGCCAACAAGTACGATAACACCTGCCTGATGATCGCCGCCTACAAGGGCCACCGGGAGGCGGTGCGCTTCCTGCTGGAGCGCGGCGCCGACCCCGACGCCAAGGCGCACTGCGGCGCCACCGCCCTGCACTTTGCCGCCGACGCCGGCCACCCGGGCGTGGCGGCCGAGCTGCTGCGCCACGGCGCCGCCCTGGTGGCCAATGGGCAGGGCCTGACGCCCTTGCTG GTGGCGGCGGAGAGCTGCAAGGCCGAGGTGGTGGAGCTGCTGCTGGCGCGCGGGGGCTGCGGGCCCGCCGCCCGCGTGGAGGCGCTGGAGCTGCTGGGCGCCTCCTTCGCCAACGACCGCGAGCGCTACGACCCGGGCCGCAGCTACCGCTACTTGCGCGCCGCCATGGAGGAGCGGCGGCGGCTGGGGCCGCCGGACGTGCGTCCGGCGCCGGGCCCCGGCCCCGAGGCCTACGGCGGGCGGCGCGAGTGCCGCACGCCGGGCGAGCTGGAGGCCGTCCTGGCCGACGGCGAGGCCTTGCACATGGAGGGCCTGATGATCCGCGAGCGCATCCTGGGCCCCCACAGCGCCGAGCTCTCGCACCCCATCGTGTACCGCGGCGCCGTCTACGCCGACGGCATGGACTTTCCCCGCTGCGTGCGGCTGTGGCTGCACGCGCTGCGCCTGCGCCAGCGCGCCCGGCGAGATGCCCGCAAGGACCTGCTGCGCTTCGCCCAGCTCTTCTCGCAGATGCTGCGCCTCGACGAGCGCCTCGACGCCGACGCG GTAGAGGAGGTGCTGGGCTGCAGCGCCCTGGAGATCCAGCGCAGCATGGCGCACGTCCAGGCGGCtgcgacgacgacgacgtcgTCGGACGGCGAGACGGCGCAGGCGGCCGAGCACCACGAGTCCAACGTCTTCACCTTCCTGTACCTGACCTGCATCGCCACCAAGACCCCGTGCAGCCACGAACGCCAGCGCGCCCGCCTCCACAAGCACGTGTACGACGTGGTGCGACTGGACCCGCGGGCCCGCGACGGCGCCAGCCTCCTCCACCTGGccatcagctccagcacccccgtggaCGACTTCCACACCAACGACGTCTGCGGCTTCCCCGACGCGCAG GTGAGCAAGCTTCTGCTGGAGTGCGGCGCCCGCGTGGACGCGGTGGACCACGAAGGCAACACGCCGCTGCACGTGATCGTGCAGTACAACCGTCCCATCAGCGACTTCCTGACGCTGCACGCCATCATCGTGGGGCTGGTGGAGGCGGGCGCGCACACGGACCGCGCCAACAAGCAGGAGAAGACGCCGCTGGACAAGAGCACCACCGGCGTGTCGGAGATCCTCCTCAAGACGCAGATGAAGATGAGCCTCAAGTGCCTGGCGGCGCGCGCCGTGCGCCGCCACCGCCTGGCCTACCGCCGACAGATCCCCGCCAGCCTGGAGGAGTTTGTGGATTTCCACTGA